A single window of Salvia splendens isolate huo1 chromosome 8, SspV2, whole genome shotgun sequence DNA harbors:
- the LOC121743211 gene encoding tRNA dimethylallyltransferase 2-like produces the protein METTSPPEEKSSGNNPNSGSNSKPKIVVIMGASGSGKSKLAIDLASHFPIEIISADSMQVYQGLDVLTNKVPFDEQKGVPHHLLGTISPNVEFTAKDFRDSAIPLIDEIWSRNCLPVLVGGTNYYIQALVSQFLLDDNAEPLEANCIMDHHGDNEKPDIELTPPDEDCLYTYSRLKDLDPVAANRIHPNDQRKIKQYLNLYSHLGVLPSKLFQGNTMQNWGQADSLRYDCCFICVDASLPALDLYVNQRVDVMVSTGLFEEVCEIYKSNADYTRGLRQAIGVREFEDFLNCWNSQSQELPACPELLKENIHHIMNSSDEDQLTLKLREAVEKVKLNTRRLVRRQKRRISRLQMLFGWNIHFVDVTSCLQGASDNSWSVNVVEPSVNIVKSFLDTLATAEATERDVQETKLSDRDLWTQYICEACGNRELRGAHEWEQHRQGRSHRKRASRLRKSGILSGVITKNTSVD, from the exons ATGGAGACCACAAGCCCGCCCGAAGAGAAATCATCCGGTAATAATCCTAACAGTGGATCCAATTCAAAGCCCAAAATCGTGGTGATTATGGGCGCCTCGGGATCAGGCAAATCCAAATTGGCGATAGACCTTGCATCTCACTTCCCGATTGAAATAATCAGTGCCGATTCCATGCAG GTTTATCAAGGGTTGGATGTTCTTACTAATAAAGTGCCTTTTGATGAGCAAAAAG GAGTTCCACATCACCTGCTGGGGACAATTTCTCCAAATGTTGAATTCACTGCTAAAGATTTTCGTGATTCCGCTATTCCG CTTATTGATGAGATCTGGTCTCGTAATTGCTTGCCTGTTCTTGTCGGAGGAACAAATTACTATATCCAG GCTCTTGTAAGCCAGTTCCTATTGGACGACAATGCAGAGCCTCTCGAAGCAAACTGCATAATGGATCATCATG GAGATAATGAGAAACCAGATATTGAACTTACACCACCAGATGAAGATTGTCTTTATACTTACAGTCGTCTTAAGGACCTTGATCCAGTTGCAGCAAACAGAATTCATCCAAATGACCAGAGGAAG ATCAAGCAATATCTTAATTTATATTCACATCTTGGAGTTCTTCCAAGTAAACTTTTCCAGGGGAATACCATGCAG AACTGGGGTCAAGCTGATAGTTTAAGATACGATTGCTGCTTTATTTGTGTTGATGCATCTCTCCCGGCATTGGATCTATATGTCAACCAGAGAGTAGATGTCATGGTTTCCACCGGTCTTTTTGAAGAAGTTTGTGAGATTTACAAGTCGAATGCAGATTATACACGAGGGCTAAGGCAGGCAATTGGAGTCCGGGAATTTGAGGATTTCCTAAATTGTTGGAACTCACAATCTCAAGAGTTGCCTGCATGCCCAGAGCTGCTCAAAGAAAATATCCACCATATCATGAATTCCTCCGATGAAGACCAACTGACACTCAAATTAAGAGAAGCTGTTGAGAAAGTGAAATTGAATACCAGAAGACTTGTTCGTCGGCAA AAGAGACGGATCAGTCGACTTCAAATGCTGTTCGGATGGAACATACACTTTGTTGATGTCACAAGTTGCTTGCAAG GTGCTTCCGACAATTCATGGTCTGTTAATGTGGTGGAACCATCAGTTAACATCGTCAAATCTTTCCTTGATACACTTGCCACCGCAGAAGCTACCGAAAGAGATGTCCAAGAGACCAAACTGTCTGATAGAGACCTTTGGACTCAATACATTTGTGAAGCATGCGGCAATAGGGAGCTTAGAGGTGCTCATGAGTGGGAACAACACAGACAAGGGCGCAGCCACCGGAAACGAGCTTCACGGCTGAGAAAGTCGGGCATCTTATCAGGTGTAATAACCAAGAATACCAGTGTCGATTAA
- the LOC121743640 gene encoding actin cytoskeleton-regulatory complex protein PAN1-like, translating into MTTEDQQKQSQTMPCLQKKKKMSEMIETPETDDVPTLPDQNSALAAFRAKEEEIERRRSEIRERLQAQFTRVEEEAKRLHLIQSELDSVTDPMRKEVAAICKKVEIVNRDVKILGINCQKKEKEYRESAEAFDEKKKEKAQLLAKLAELVSESEKLRSSKLEELCKNI; encoded by the exons ATGACAACAGAGGACCAGCAGAAACAGTCACAAACAATGCCGTGTttgcagaagaagaagaagatgtcaGAGATGATCGAAACACCAGAGACCGACGACGTCCCTACGCTCCCCGACCAAAACTCCGCCCTCGCCGCCTTCCGCGCCAAGGAGGAAGAGATCGAGCGGCGGCGGAGCGAGATCAGAGAGAGGCTCCAAGCGCAATTCACACGCGTCGAGGAAGAAGCCAAGCGCCTCCACCTCATCCAATCA GAGCTCGATTCCGTGACGGATCCGATGAGGAAGGAAGTTGCGGCGATCTGCAAAAAGGTCGAAATCGTGAACCGAGATGTGAAGATTTTGGGGATCAACTGTCAGAAGAAG GAGAAAGAGTATAGAGAATCGGCTGAGGCTTTcgatgagaagaagaaggaaaaggCGCAACTCCTTGCGAAATTAGCAGAG TTGGTGAGTGAAAGCGAGAAGCTGAGATCGAGTAAACTAGAAGAGCTCTGCAAGAACATTTAG